A window of Synergistaceae bacterium genomic DNA:
AATTTTTACTCATTATGATTAAACTTACCAAGAAATATAAATCAGGAACAGCATTAGAGATTATGCAGGAAGCAATATTGTTCGGGGACATTCCGGCCGGGATAAGGATAACCCAGACGGAGCTTGCCGCGTCTCTCGATGTCTCGCGGATGCCCGTACGTGAAGCGTTGATTGCCCTCGAGTATCAGGGTCTCGTACGGCGGCACACAAACCAGCACGTAGAGATTACTGCTCTGACGAATGACGGCATTCACGAAATCTTCTCGGACATGGCTTCACTTGAGACGGAGACAATCAGAGGACTCGCGGACAAAGATTCTGCGCTGCTGTCGTCCTTCAAGGATCAGAGAGAGTTTCACCGCGAACTGTGCGGAATGGCGGGCTCAGCGTTCAGGCGGAAGACGCTCGAGACCTTTGCGGGGGTATATCTTGCGTTCGTGCTGAATAACTCTGAGGACACGGGCAGGATTGATGCGGTGTTCGGAAATATCCTCGAGGCCGTCAAGAACCCGGACGACAAAGAAATTCTCAGGGCGGGTTACGCTGTATATTCTGAGGTGCTTGCGAACGAGTTTATACGTATAAGGAGAAAGAGGGAGAAAGATGCTGAACGTCAGGCCGGTAAAGCTGCTGCCAGTGCGTGAACAGGCTGCGGCATCACTAAGGGAGGCGAT
This region includes:
- a CDS encoding GntR family transcriptional regulator; this encodes MIKLTKKYKSGTALEIMQEAILFGDIPAGIRITQTELAASLDVSRMPVREALIALEYQGLVRRHTNQHVEITALTNDGIHEIFSDMASLETETIRGLADKDSALLSSFKDQREFHRELCGMAGSAFRRKTLETFAGVYLAFVLNNSEDTGRIDAVFGNILEAVKNPDDKEILRAGYAVYSEVLANEFIRIRRKREKDAERQAGKAAASA